Proteins encoded in a region of the Watersipora subatra chromosome 5, tzWatSuba1.1, whole genome shotgun sequence genome:
- the LOC137396159 gene encoding alanine--glyoxylate aminotransferase 2, mitochondrial-like, which translates to MWRGMRQLLTTRTAQQTRCLSTPAIVANMPPCDFVPAKYTGMSNEQMSKIRAENINPACGLFYKKPVYLQQGHMQYLYDTDGNRYLDLIAGIATVIAGHCHPKVNKVVKRQMDRLWHTSNIYYHPAMHEYAEKLVAKFPDPLKVVFFTNSGSEANDLGLFMARLYTGCMDTMVLRGGYHGGSPTTMGMTALGSWYYNYPSATSIHKIRNADPYGGMWGGKACRDSLVQPDRDCSCQPGKCEASERYLEEVNDVLTFCSPENKMGLFAHESIQGNSGAVQFPKGFIKEAYAAVRAKGGVCLADEVQTGFGRTGEHYWGFQGTDAVPDIVSMAKGIGNGFPLAAVVTTKEIASVMRRSRHFNTFGGNPLASTVGSAVLDVIDEEKLQENAQEVGSFILLELAKLRDEFEIVGDVRGKGLMLGLQLVADKKTRKALPTEDCLDIFEDLKDMRVLTALGGHRTNVLRVKPPMCITKADGEYAVACFKKAFQNHLDRKASRL; encoded by the exons ATGTGGAGGGGTATGAGACAACTCCTAACTACACGAACTGCCCAACAAACAAGATGTCTGTCAACCCCAGCCATTGTAGCTAATATGCCGCCATGTGACTTTGTGCCAGCCAAGTACACAGGCATGTCTAATGAGCAGATGTCAAAAATCAGGGCTGAAAACATCAACCCTGCCTGTGGTTTGTTCTACAAAAAGCCAGTTTACCTTCAACAAG GGCACATGCAGTATCTGTATGATACAGATGGTAACAGGTATCTTGACTTGATAGCTGGCATTGCCACTGTAATTGCTGGCCACTGTCATCCTAAAGTGAACAAG GTAGTGAAGAGACAAATGGACAGGCTGTGGCACACATCTAACATCTACTACCACCCTGCGATGCACGAGTACGCAGAAAAACTTGTAGCAAAGTTTCCAGACCCACTAAAG GTAGTGTTTTTTACAAACTCTGGCTCAGAAGCAAACGATCTGGGGTTGTTTATGGCTCGTCTGTACACTGGGTGTATGGATACGATGGTGCTTAGAGGAGGTTACCACGGAGGCAGCCCAACAACTATGGGGATGACTGCTCTAGGCTCTTGGTATTACAACTACCCGTCAgccacctctattcacaag ATACGAAACGCTGACCCATACGGTGGCATGTGGGGAGGAAAAGCTTGTAGAGACTCTCTCGTACAACCAGACAGAGACTGCAGCTGCCAACCAGGGAAGTGTGAGGCATCAGAGCGTTACTTAGAGGAAGTCAATGATGTACTGACCTTCTGCTCTCCAGAGAACAAGATGGGTCTCTTCGCACATGAGTCTATTCAG GGAAACTCAGGAGCAGTGCAGTTTCCAAAGGGTTTTATAAAGGAGGCATATGCAGCAGTGAGAGCAAAAGGCGGTGTTTGTCTGGCTGATGAAGTACAGACAGGTTTTGGTAGAACAGGAGAGCATTACTGGGGATTTCAAGGAACTGACGCTGTTCCTGATATTGTCAGCATGGCCAAAG GAATAGGAAATGGGTTTCCACTGGCTGCTGTAGTAACAACCAAAGAAATTGCTTCTGTTATGCGTAGGTCTAGGCATTTCAATACTTTTGGAGGAAACCCACTGGCAAGTACGGTTGGTTCTGCCGTTCTAGACGTCATTGATGAAGAGAAATTACAAGAG AATGCCCAAGAAGTAGGATCATTTATTTTGCTTGAATTAGCAAAATTGAGGGATGAATTTGAGATTGTCGGTGATGTACGAGGTAAAGGGCTTATGTTGGGACTACAGCTGGTCGCTGATAAG AAAACGAGGAAGGCACTTCCTACAGAAGATTGTCTTGATATATTTGAGGACCTCAAAGACATGAGAGTTCTTACTG CTCTTGGAGGTCATAGAACCAACGTGCTGCGAGTGAAACCACCAATGTGCATCACTAAAGCAGATGGTGAATATGCAGTCGCCTGCTTCAAGAAAGCCTTTCAAAATCACTTGGACAGAAAAGCTTCAAGATTGTAA
- the LOC137397538 gene encoding tigger transposable element-derived protein 1-like, which translates to MVGEKRKASSKSDSAKKRQAISFERKVSIIKQLDAGEKMVIVARAYNLNRSTVGTIYKQKDCIMEHVKGAVPMQSTIISKKRGKIIEEMEKLLTIWLDDQQRRRFPLSLLLIQEKAKSIFEDVKAKAGESAAKETFSASCGWFSRFKKMANLHNVSVSGEAASADTEAAERFPQVLKEIIEEGGYSAKQIFNVDETGLFWKKMPEKTYISHEENTMLGYKVAKDRLTLMLGANAEGSYKLKPLLVYRAANPRALKNVTKSSLPVIWMSNTKAWVTLAVFEDWFFHHFIPEVKLYCRDNRIPFKILLVLDNALGHPPHLNDFHPHVKVVYLPPNTTTLLQPMDQGVIANFKKYYTRRTYRMALKAVDSDPEMTLRSYWKSYNILNCVKNIDASWHEVTEVNLNAVWRLLCPQFVNDFRGFDQEGINKEILSTLVGRPK; encoded by the coding sequence ATGGTTGGTGAAAAGCGAAAGGCTTCTAGTAAGAGTGATAGTGCAAAGAAGAGGCAAGCCATCTCATTTGAAAGGAAAGTGTCAATAATAAAGCAGCTTGATGCGGGTGAGAAAATGGTGATCGTTGCACGGGCATACAACTTGAATCGTTCGACAGTCGGTACCATTTATAAACAGAAAGATTGTATAATGGAACACGTGAAAGGTGCAGTGCCTATGCAATCGACGATCATTAGCAAAAAAAGAGGGAAAATCATAGAAGAGATGGAGAAACTTCTCACCATTTGGCTCGATGATCAGCAACGGCGGCGTTTTCCTCTGAGCCTTCTGCTCATTCAGGAGAAGGCCAAATCTATCTTTGAGGATGTCAAGGCTAAGGCTGGGGAAAGCGCTGCCAAAGAAACGTTTTCTGCCAGCTGCGGATGGTTTTCCCGTTTCAAGAAGATGGCGAATCTCCACAATGTGTCTGTGTCCGGAGAGGCAGCATCTGCGGACACAGAGGCTGCCGAGCGATTCCCTCAAGTGTTGAAGGAGATCATTGAGGAGGGTGGCTATTCGGCTAAGCAGATCTTCAATGTCGACGAAACGGGTCTTTTTTGGAAGAAAATGCCAGAGAAGACCTACATTAGTCATGAAGAGAATACGATGCTCGGATATAAAGTGGCTAAAGACCGCTTAACCTTAATGCTTGGGGCGAATGCTGAAGGGAGCTACAAGCTGAAGCCACTGCTAGTTTACCGGGCAGCTAACCCTCGAGCCCTGAAGAATGTGACAAAAAGCTCTCTCCCTGTTATATGGATGTCAAACACAAAGGCATGGGTGACACTCGCTGTATTTGAGGACTGGTTCTTCCACCATTTCATCCCAGAAGTGAAGTTGTATTGCCGGGATAATAGAATTCCATTCAAGATTTTGCTAGTGCTGGACAATGCTCTCGGCCACCCCCCACACTTGAATGATTTTCATCCTCATGTCAAAGTTGTGTACCTGCCGCCAAACACAACTACACTTCTGCAGCCGATGGACCAGGGTGTTATTgccaatttcaaaaaatattacaCCCGACGGACATACAGGATGGCCTTGAAAGCAGTAGATTCTGACCCCGAGATGACCTTACGAAGCTACTGGAAGTCATATAACATCTTGAACTGCGTAAAAAACATTGATGCATCATGGCATGAGGTTACCGAGGTCAACCTCAACGCCGTGTGGAGGCTTCTATGCCCTCAGTTCGTCAACGACTTCCGTGGCTTTGATCAGGAGGGCATCAACAAAGAAATCCTCAGCACGCTTGTCGGCCGGCCTAAGTGA